The genomic interval GCGTCGAGGCCATCTGCGTCTGCATCGGCGCCGGCCTGCTGGGCTGGTGGAGCGGCCTGCCGCAGTTGGCCTGGGTGTCGGCCTTGCTGGTGGCCAGCGTGGCGGGGTTCCTGTTCTGGAACTTCCCGCCTGCGCGGATCTTCATGGGCGATGCCGGAAGCGGGTTCCTGGGCATTGCGCTGGGCGGTTTGTCGCTTATGGCCGCAACGTTCGACGCCAATCTGCTGTGGAGTTGGCTGATACTGCTGGGCGTCTTCATCGTCGATGCGACGTTCACCCTGTTGCGCCGGCTGTTGCGGGGCGACAAGGTGTATGAGGCGCACCGCAGCCATGCCTATCAGTTTGCCTCTCGTCGGTTTGGCAGCCATTTGGCGGTCACGGCGACCGTCGGGGCGATCAATCTGCTCTGGCTGTTGCCTATTGCGGTGTGCGTCGCCCGTTTCGGGCTGGACGGCAGCCTGGGCCTGATCCTGGCCTATGCTCCCTTGTTGGTGCTGGCCATCAGGTTTCACGCCGGAGAACTTGAAAAAGCGCCGGCGAAGGACTAAGCAACAGTTCTGTCATAAGGGATTGGATTAAAGTGCGAGAGGCTCGGGGCCGGACCGCCGCGCCAACGTAACCGATCAAAGGAGGGCTGAGGTGTTTGAAGAGTTGATGGAAAACGTCAGAGCGCGCCTTCTGGGGCTTCCCCGGCGTCGCAAGCGTCTGATCCAGGTCAGCACGGACATCGTCCTGGTCTGGGTCGCCCTGTGGCTGTCCTTCATCGTCCGCCTCGGGATCGATGACATGTACAACCCCTTCAGGGTGCATTTCTGGTTGTTTGTCTGCGCCCCGGTGGTCGCCATCCCGCTCTTCATCCGCTTCGGCATGTACCGGGCGGTCATGCGCTATTTCGGCAACGATGCGCTGATCGCGATCATTAAGGCCGTGAGCCTGTCCTCGCTGATCCTGGCGGTGGTGGTGTACTGGTACAGCAACCACGAAGCGGTCGTGCCCCGTTCGGTCATCTTCAACTACTGGTGGCTGAGCCTGGTGATCATCGGCGGCCTGCGCCTGTGCATGCGCCAGTACTTCATGGGCGACTGGTTCACCGCCGCCCAGCACGTCCCGTTCACCAGCCGCGACAACGGGCTGACCAAGGTCGCTGTGTATGGCGCCGGCGTCGCCGGCAACCAGCTGGTGGCCGCTTTGCGCATGGGCAAGGTGATGCGTCCGGTGGCGTTCATCGACGATGACCCGAGCATCGCCGACCGCTCCATTTCCGGCCTGGTGGTCTACAAGCCCAAGCACATCCAGCAGATGATCGACGTGACCGGCGCGCAGGAGATCCTGCTGGCGCTGCCGTCCTCCACCCGTTCCCGCCGCCGGGAGATCCTCAACCTGCTGGAAGGCTTCCCGCTGCACGTACGCAGCGTGCCCAACTTCTCGGATCTGGCCAGCGGCCGCGTCAAGGTCGAAGACATCCAGGAAGTGGACATCGCGGACCTGCTCGGGCGGGATTCGGTGCCGGCCCAGCCTGACCTGCTCGAACGCTGCATCAAGGGCAAGACCGTCATGGTGACCGGGGCCGGCGGCTCCATCGGTTCGGAACTGTGCCGGCAGATCTTCGCGCTCGGCCCGACCGCGCTGATCCTGTTCGACCACAGCGAGTTCAACCTCTACAGCATCCTGTCGGAGCTGGAGAAGCGCGGCGCCCGTGAGTCGGTGCCGGTGCACCTGCTGCCGATCCTCGGCTCCATCCGGCATCCGCACAAGCTGCTGGACGTGATGAAGACCTGGAAAGTGGAGACCGTGTACCACGCCGCCGCCTACAAGCATGTGCCGATGGTCGAGCACAACATCGCCGAGGGTGTGCTCAACAACGTCATCGGCACGTTGAACACGGCCCAGGCCGCGCTGCAGTCGGGAGTGGCCAACTTCGTGCTGATCTCCACCGACAAGGCCGTGCGCCCCACGAATGTGATGGGCAGCACCAAGCGCCTGGCCGAACTGACCCTCCAGGCCCTGAGCCGGGAAGTGGCGCCGGTGCTGTTCGGCGACAAGGCGAACGTCTCGCGGGTCAACAAGACCCGCTTCACCATGGTGCGTTTCGGCAATGTCCTGGGCTCGTCCGGCTCGGTGATCCCGCTGTTCCACAGCCAGATCAAGTCCGGCGGGCCGCTGACCGTGACCCACCCGAAGATCACCCGCTACTTCATGACCATTCCCGAGGCGGCCCAGCTGGTCATCCAGGCGGGTTCCATGGGGCAGGGCGGCGATGTGTTCGTGCTGGACATGGGCGAGCCGGTCAGGATCGTCGAGCTGGCGGAAAAGATGATCCACCTGTCCGGCTTGAGCATCCGCTCCGAGCGCAATCCCCAGGGCGACATCTCCATCGAGTTCACCGGGCTGCGCCCCGGCGAGAAACTGTACGAGGAGTTGCTGATCGGGGACAACGTCGCGGCCACGCCGCATCCGATGATCATGACGGCCAACGAGGACCACCTGGCCTGGGATGTGCTGAAAAACCGTCTGAGCGACCTGCTGGCGGCGGTCGAGCAGGACGACTACTCGCGGGTGCGGCAGTTGCTGCGCGAAACGGTCAGCGGGTATTCGCCGGACGGGGAGATCGTCGACTGGATCTATCAGCAGCGCCGGCTCGAGCCCTGATTGTTTCATATCCTGTAACGCACGGGTTTTTGACAGGCCCGCTCCATTGTCTAAGTTTTGGGAAGCAGCTTCGGAGAAGCTGCTTTCCCAAATGATGATGGAGCGTCACTTATGCGTACCGGTTTTTTCTCTTCCCTGGTTTTTGCCCTGCTCACCAGCGCCTCGATCGCTGCGATCGCTGCGCCGTTGGCGAGCCCCGAAGCACAGAAGCCACCTTTGGCGAGCGTTGCGGCACAGGCGCCTGCCACCTCCGCCAAGGTTGACCTCAACGACGCCGATGCCGCCACCCTGCAAAAGGAACTGGCGGGTGTGGGGGAGGCCAAGGCGAAAGCCATTGTTGCGCACAGGGAAACAAACGGGCCGTTCGCCTCAGTGGATGAACTGCTGGAAGTGAAGGGCATCGGCAAGGCGATCCTGGATCGCAACCGCGACAGGCTGGAAGTGAACTAAGCTGAACGCTCATCGCCAAGAGGCCGGTCATTGACCGGCCTTTTTGCATTCCGGCACCGGGCAGATGGAGATCCGGGCGGGTGTTCGTCGGGTGGATTTAAATTACGGCTATCATATTGCTCTCTGATTATGCCTATAATATTTTCGCCATCCGAAGCCGTCCGGCCTCCGGAGGCGTTCATTCCCCAAGGTTCTGCAGGAGTACGGTCATGAATTCTCCAAAGTCTCAAGGTACGGCCCTCGTCACCGGCGCGTCTTCCGGCATCGGCGCGGTGTATGCCCAGCGGTTGGCGGCGCGGGGGTTCGATCTGTTGCTGGTGGCCCGTGACCAGGAGCGGCTGGAAAGCGCCGCCGTCAGGTTGCGCGGTGCCCATGGCGTCCAGGTCGAAGTGTTGAAGGCCGACCTGACGCAACAGGCCGATGTGCAGAAAATCGAGCAGCGCCTGCGCAACGACGCCGGCATCAGCCTGCTGGTCAACAACGCGGGCGTCGGCGCCAACGGTTCGCTGGCCGACGCCGATCCTGAGCAGTTGGAGCGGCTGATCCAGCTGAACATCACCGCCGTCACCCGGCTGGCCTCCGCCGCCGCGGCGGCGTTCGTCAAGGCCGGCCGCGGCACGATCGTCAACATCGCGTCCGTGGTGGCGCTGTTTCCCGAGCGTTTCAACGCCACCTACAGCGCCAGCAAGGCGTACGTGCTGAGCCTGAGCCAATCGCTGAACGCGGAGCTCGACGGCACCGGCGTCAAGGTGCAGGCGGTGTTGCCCGGCGTCACCCGCACCGAAATCTGGGAGCGCTCCGGGATCGACGCCAGCGGCATTCCGGATGAAATGATCATGGAGGCCGGCGAGATGGTGGATGCGTCTCTGGCGGGGCTGGACCAAGGTGAACTGGTGACCATTCCGTCCCTGCCGGACGCCGGCGAATGGCAGGCCTTCGTCGCCGCGCGCCTGGTGATGGCGCCGAACCTCTCCCACCGTTCGGCGGCCGGACGCTACAAGTAAGACCTTTCTGAATCGGCAAGAGGAAACCTGATATGGATCAGTGTCGGATAGTGGTCACGGGAATGGGCCTGGTGTCTCCGCTGGGCAGCGGCGTCGAAGCGGCCTGGCAGCGTCTGTTGGCCGGCCGCTCGGGGTTGCGTCCGTTGCCGGAGGCGGTGGTCGCCGACCTGCCGGCCCGTGTCGGCGGGGTGGTGCCGACGGTGGAGGAGGATGCCGAGGCCGGCTTCGACCCTGATCGTGCGACGCCGTCCAAGGAACAGAAGAAGATGGACCGCTTTATCCTGTTCGCCATGGAGGCGGCCCGTCAGGCGTTGGAGCAGGCGGGCTGGAAGCCTGCCGAAGCCCGGGCCCAGGAACGCACCGCAACCGTCATCGGTTCCGGCGTCGGTGGCTTCGGCGCCATCGCCGATGCGGTGCGCACCACCGACAGCCGGGGCCCGCGTCGTCTGTCGCCGTTCACCATCCCTTCGTTCCTGGTCAACCTCGCTGCCGGTCATGTCTCGATTGCGCACGGCCTCAAGGGGCCGCTGGGCGCGCCGGTGACGGCGTGCGCGGCCGGGGTGCAGGCCATCGGCGACGCGGCGCGGATGATCCGTGCGGGCGAAGCCGACATCGCGGTGTGCGGCGGCGCCGAGGCGGCCATCGACCGGGTCAGCCTGGCCGGCTTCGCGGCGGCCCGCGCCTTGTCCAGCGCCTACAACGACACGCCCGAACGCGCCTCGCGCCCGTTCGACAGCGGGCGGGACGGCTTCGTCATGGGCGAGGGCGCGGGCCTGCTGGTGATCGAGTCCCTGGAGCATGCGCTGGCGCGGGGCGCCCGGCCCTTGGCCGAACTGGTCGGATACGGCACCAGCGCCGATGCCTACCACCTGACCGCCGGGCCCGAGGACGGCAACGGGGCCCAGCGCGCAATGAAACTGGCATTGGCCCAGGCGGGCGTGACGCCGGATCAGGTGCAGCACCTCAATGCCCACGCGACCTCGACGCCGGTCGGGGATCTGGGCGAACTGGCGGCCATCAAGTCGTTGTTCGGTGCCGGGCGCGGCATCGCCGTGACCTCGACCAAATCCGCCACCGGGCATCTGCTGGGCGCGGCCGGCGGACTCGAAGCGATCTTCACGGTGCTGGCGATCCGCGACCAGAGCGTCCCGCCCACCCTCAACTTCGACGACCCCGACCCGGCCAGCGAAGGCGTGGACATCGTCCACGGCCAGGCGCGTTCGATGCCGATCGAGTATGCGCTGTCCAACGGTTTCGGGTTCGGCGGGGTGAACGCCAGCGTGCTGTTCAGGCGCTGGGCGGGCTAGTCTTTCGAACGCTTGAGGTGTTCGCGGGTGACGTCGAGGATGCGCTGGGCGAAATCGCCGTCCGCGACGCTGCGCGACAGCAGCAGCGCGCCCGCCAGGGTCGCCATGATGACGATGCTGCGCTCGGCCGCGTCGTCGCCGTCGAGGGTGCCTTCGATCTGGTCGAGGCGGGCCTTGAGCACCTCATCGCTGGTGGGGCTGGGCTGGCCGCGCAGCCCCAGTTCCGAGGAGATGGTCAGCAGCGGGCAGCCTTCGTGCGGAGAGGTCTGGTGCCATTCGGAGAGGTAGGTGTCGATGAACAGATCCAGCGGATTGTCCTGGGCGAAGATATCGGCGCACAGGCCGGCCACTTGGTCGCCGGCCGCCTGCAAGGCCTTTTCCACCAGCTCATCCTTGGACTTGAAGTGCGAATAGAAACCGCCGTGGGTCAGGCCCAGGGCTTTCATCAAGGGCTGCAGGCCGGTCGCGCCGATGCCGTCCTTGCGGAACCGTTCGGAGGCTTCCTTGATGATGCGCTGGTGGGTCTGGGCTTTGTGATCCTGCGAATAACGCATTTAAACTCTCCGCAACAAGGTCCCCATCTTAACCAATGAAAATTGCATGGTGACTGTACTTCTACTTCTAAAAGGCGTGCGGTTGAGTCCGGTGTGATCTCAGCCGTGTACCTGCCTGTGGGCCAGCCAGCGCCGCAATGAAAAACCCGCCGGCGTCGGCGGGTTTTCATTCAGCGGTCCTGTGCCTCCTTGGCGTCCATTTCCGCATTGCGTTCAGCGACGCGTCTGCGTTGCTCTTCGGTCAGTTCGACCTTGTTGGCGGTGTCGCGCAGCATCATCAAGCCGCCAACGATCGAGCCGATGGCCACGACCAGGATCAACCAGGCATACCAAGGCATAACGGCACTCCTCAAGGGCAGGCCGGCGGGCGAGGGTTTCGCCGTACGCCGCTG from Pseudomonas ekonensis carries:
- a CDS encoding MraY family glycosyltransferase, yielding MNYGWFIPAVALVSFLLTWALRRYALARSLIDIPNARSSHSVPTPRGGGVAIVLAFLLALGLLLWGGLMTVAQFVAIAGAGALVAVIGFMDDHGHIAARWRLLGHFLAAAWLLCWIGGLPPVRLAGVTVDLGVVGHVLAAFYLVWLLNLYNFMDGIDGIASVEAICVCIGAGLLGWWSGLPQLAWVSALLVASVAGFLFWNFPPARIFMGDAGSGFLGIALGGLSLMAATFDANLLWSWLILLGVFIVDATFTLLRRLLRGDKVYEAHRSHAYQFASRRFGSHLAVTATVGAINLLWLLPIAVCVARFGLDGSLGLILAYAPLLVLAIRFHAGELEKAPAKD
- a CDS encoding polysaccharide biosynthesis protein, with product MENVRARLLGLPRRRKRLIQVSTDIVLVWVALWLSFIVRLGIDDMYNPFRVHFWLFVCAPVVAIPLFIRFGMYRAVMRYFGNDALIAIIKAVSLSSLILAVVVYWYSNHEAVVPRSVIFNYWWLSLVIIGGLRLCMRQYFMGDWFTAAQHVPFTSRDNGLTKVAVYGAGVAGNQLVAALRMGKVMRPVAFIDDDPSIADRSISGLVVYKPKHIQQMIDVTGAQEILLALPSSTRSRRREILNLLEGFPLHVRSVPNFSDLASGRVKVEDIQEVDIADLLGRDSVPAQPDLLERCIKGKTVMVTGAGGSIGSELCRQIFALGPTALILFDHSEFNLYSILSELEKRGARESVPVHLLPILGSIRHPHKLLDVMKTWKVETVYHAAAYKHVPMVEHNIAEGVLNNVIGTLNTAQAALQSGVANFVLISTDKAVRPTNVMGSTKRLAELTLQALSREVAPVLFGDKANVSRVNKTRFTMVRFGNVLGSSGSVIPLFHSQIKSGGPLTVTHPKITRYFMTIPEAAQLVIQAGSMGQGGDVFVLDMGEPVRIVELAEKMIHLSGLSIRSERNPQGDISIEFTGLRPGEKLYEELLIGDNVAATPHPMIMTANEDHLAWDVLKNRLSDLLAAVEQDDYSRVRQLLRETVSGYSPDGEIVDWIYQQRRLEP
- a CDS encoding ComEA family DNA-binding protein, with the protein product MRTGFFSSLVFALLTSASIAAIAAPLASPEAQKPPLASVAAQAPATSAKVDLNDADAATLQKELAGVGEAKAKAIVAHRETNGPFASVDELLEVKGIGKAILDRNRDRLEVN
- a CDS encoding SDR family NAD(P)-dependent oxidoreductase, coding for MNSPKSQGTALVTGASSGIGAVYAQRLAARGFDLLLVARDQERLESAAVRLRGAHGVQVEVLKADLTQQADVQKIEQRLRNDAGISLLVNNAGVGANGSLADADPEQLERLIQLNITAVTRLASAAAAAFVKAGRGTIVNIASVVALFPERFNATYSASKAYVLSLSQSLNAELDGTGVKVQAVLPGVTRTEIWERSGIDASGIPDEMIMEAGEMVDASLAGLDQGELVTIPSLPDAGEWQAFVAARLVMAPNLSHRSAAGRYK
- the fabF gene encoding beta-ketoacyl-ACP synthase II; this translates as MDQCRIVVTGMGLVSPLGSGVEAAWQRLLAGRSGLRPLPEAVVADLPARVGGVVPTVEEDAEAGFDPDRATPSKEQKKMDRFILFAMEAARQALEQAGWKPAEARAQERTATVIGSGVGGFGAIADAVRTTDSRGPRRLSPFTIPSFLVNLAAGHVSIAHGLKGPLGAPVTACAAGVQAIGDAARMIRAGEADIAVCGGAEAAIDRVSLAGFAAARALSSAYNDTPERASRPFDSGRDGFVMGEGAGLLVIESLEHALARGARPLAELVGYGTSADAYHLTAGPEDGNGAQRAMKLALAQAGVTPDQVQHLNAHATSTPVGDLGELAAIKSLFGAGRGIAVTSTKSATGHLLGAAGGLEAIFTVLAIRDQSVPPTLNFDDPDPASEGVDIVHGQARSMPIEYALSNGFGFGGVNASVLFRRWAG
- a CDS encoding TetR/AcrR family transcriptional regulator — its product is MRYSQDHKAQTHQRIIKEASERFRKDGIGATGLQPLMKALGLTHGGFYSHFKSKDELVEKALQAAGDQVAGLCADIFAQDNPLDLFIDTYLSEWHQTSPHEGCPLLTISSELGLRGQPSPTSDEVLKARLDQIEGTLDGDDAAERSIVIMATLAGALLLSRSVADGDFAQRILDVTREHLKRSKD
- a CDS encoding DUF2897 family protein — translated: MPWYAWLILVVAIGSIVGGLMMLRDTANKVELTEEQRRRVAERNAEMDAKEAQDR